In Vigna radiata var. radiata cultivar VC1973A chromosome 3, Vradiata_ver6, whole genome shotgun sequence, the following proteins share a genomic window:
- the LOC106757529 gene encoding protein NRT1/ PTR FAMILY 5.2-like, whose amino-acid sequence MMGVEEEEKGFAGSRREKDYTQDGTVDLNGKPVLRSNTGSWRASSFIVGYEMIERMAYYGIASNLVLYLTKKLHEGTVKSSNHVTNWAGAVWIMPAAGAYIADAYLGRYWTFVIASAIYLLGMCLLTLAVSLPGLRPPACAPGVADQDCPQASSLQVGIFFFALYIIAAGTGGTKPNISTMGADQFDEFEPKERSQKLSFYNWWVFYILIGTISAQTLLVYIQDRVGFGLGYGIPTIALAVSIFMFLLGTPLYRHRLPSGSPLTRMVQVLVSALRKWKVHVPDDLNQLHELSMEEYYASKGRTRIYHSSSLRFLDKAAVKTGETSPWMLCTVTQIEETKQMMKMVPILITTCIPSTIIAQTTTLFIRQGTTLDRRMGPHFEIPPACLIAFVNIFMLISVVIYDRLFVPAIRHYTKNPRGISLLQRLGIGLVLHVIIMLTACFVERKRLSVARENNLLGQLDKIPLTIFILLPQFAFTGIADTFVDVAKLEFFYDQAPEAMKSLGTSYFTTTLSIGNFLNSFLLSTVADLTRKHGHKSWILDNLNASRLDYYYAFLALLSAINFFCFVAVAKFYVYNVDQTQINKDLDMNTTSPEDNTEISQSTTTR is encoded by the exons ATGATGggagtggaagaagaagaaaaagggtttGCAGGTAGTAGAAGAGAGAAGGATTACACCCAAGATGGCACAGTGGACCTCAATGGTAAACCAGTTTTAAGATCAAATACTGGAAGCTGGAGAGCTTCTTCCTTCATTGTAG GGTATGAAATGATTGAAAGAATGGCATACTATGGGATAGCATCAAACCTAGTATTGTATCTAACAAAGAAGCTTCATGAGGGCACTGTCAAATCTTCAAATCACGTGACCAACTGGGCTGGTGCAGTTTGGATCATGCCAGCTGCCGGAGCTTACATAGCCGATGCCTATCTTGGCCGATATTGGACTTTCGTTATAGCATCAGCCATTTACCTTCTG GGGATGTGTTTGTTGACGCTAGCAGTGTCACTACCAGGATTGAGACCACCAGCATGTGCTCCAGGAGTTGCAGACCAAGATTGCCCACAAGCATCCTCATTGCAAGTGGGAATTTTCTTCTTTGCCTTGTACATCATTGCAGCAGGCACAGGGGGGACCAAGCCCAACATTTCTACAATGGGAGCAGACCAATTTGACGAGTTTGAACCAAAAGAGAGGTCCCAAAAGCTTTCCTTCTACAATTGGTGGGTGTTCTATATTCTAATTGGAACCATTTCAGCCCAAACTCTCTTGGTTTACATACAAGACAGAGTTGGTTTTGGCCTTGGTTATGGGATCCCAACCATTGCTCTAGCCGTTTCAATATTCATGTTTCTGCTAGGAACTCCTCTTTATAGGCATAGATTACCCTCTGGCAGCCCTTTAACCAGAATGGTCCAGGTACTTGTGTCTGCACTGAGGAAGTGGAAGGTTCATGTCCCGGATGATTTAAATCAGCTACATGAGCTCAGCATGGAAGAGTATTATGCAAGTAAAGGGAGAACAAGAATTTATCACAGTTCTTCATTAAG ATTCCTAGACAAAGCTGCAGTGAAGACAGGAGAAACATCACCATGGATGCTTTGTACTGTGACTCAAATTGAGGAAACCAAGCAAATGATGAAAATGGTTCCTATTTTGATCACTACGTGCATTCCAAGCACCATAATAGCTCAAACCACCACACTCTTCATCAGACAAGGCACCACACTAGACAGGAGAATGGGACCCCATTTTGAAATCCCTCCAGCATGTCTTATAGCTTTTGTGAACATCTTCATGCTGATAAGCGTTGTGATCTATGACCGTCTTTTCGTTCCTGCAATCCGGCACTACACCAAGAACCCCAGAGGGATCTCCTTGCTGCAGAGACTTGGAATTGGACTTGTGCTACATGTTATCATTATGCTCACTGCATGCTTTGTTGAGAGGAAGAGACTCAGTGTGGCAAGAGAAAATAACCTTTTAGGCCAGCTTGATAAAATTCCTCTAACCATTTTCATCCTCCTCCCTCAGTTTGCTTTTACAGGAATTGCCGACACCTTTGTTGATGTTGCCAAGTTGGAGTTCTTCTATGATCAAGCACCAGAAGCCATGAAAAGTTTGGGAACCTCATATTTCACAACCACCTTGAGCATTGGAAATTTTCTTAATAGTTTTCTGCTTTCAACTGTCGCTGATCTCACCCGCAAACATGGTCACAAGAGTTGGATTTTGGATAATCTAAATGCTTCCCGCTTAGATTATTATTATGCATTCTTGGCTCTTCTCAGTGCTATCAATTTCTTTTGCTTTGTGGCTGTTGCCAAATTTTACGTCTATAATGTTGATCAAACACAAATCAACAAGGACTTGGATATGAACACTACTTCACCTGAAGACAATACTGAAATA
- the LOC106757165 gene encoding uncharacterized protein LOC106757165 codes for MGCFLHCFGSSTSTKPRRKAHRQHRNAKDRLERPNVCSVPDYSQMVVHSTASQEVQAKPLEKLNASPKKKVTFDVNVKTYEPDEVFDFQTEKSEEERPSVETLSQTKSEESSVTSTGSYPTDHRYHNCTCSDDEDAAMEYWDSDLTDEDEDDDGDSDMGEEYDEMGEDFEDGIVYSSSRNGDNQEVVAEVESPIPVYDKDVKSIGLNPNVRDRSVYVHSVLNPVENLTQWKAVKAKRGPPLVSQKENLVLKQESRPAFGAESPKKLNREIAVDASLSNWLGSSETTPVSKSSYAERNSSHGSNTVVSHEDRPILGALSVEELKQFSASCSPRKSQRDEIAIIGSVGSYWNCGSYAQDSGSANRVTSRRVQYN; via the exons ATGGGTTGCTTTCTTCATTGCTTTGGTTCCTCCACAAGCACCAAACCCAGGCGCAAGGCTCATCGTCAACAT CGAAATGCCAAAGACAGGTTGGAGCGACCAAATGTGTGTTCTGTGCCGGACTACTCTCAAATGGTGGTACATAGCACTGCATCACAAGAAGTACA GGCTAAACCTCTGGAGAAGCTAAACGCAAGCCCCAAAAAGAAAGTGACTTTTGATGTCAATGTGAAAACGTACGAGCCAGATGAAGTTTTTGATTTCCAAACAGAGAAGAGTGAAGAGGAAAGACCTTCGGTTGAAACGTTAAGCCAAACAAAGTCTGAAGAAAGTTCGGTTACTTCAACTGGGTCTTACCCAACAGATCATAGGTACCACAATTGCACATGTAGTGATGATGAAGATGCAGCAATGGAGTATTGGGATAGTGATTTGACtgatgaggatgaggatgatgatggtGATAGTGACATGGGAGAAGAATATGATGAAATGGGGGAAGACTTTGAAGATGGAATAGTGTACTCAAGTTCAAGAAATGGTGATAATCAAGAGGTTGTTGCAGAGGTGGAAAGTCCAATTCCAGTGTACGATAAGGATGTGAAGTCAATTGGGTTGAACCCCAATGTTCGAGATAGGAGTGTGTATGTTCATTCTGTGCTAAACCCTGTGGAGAACCTCACTCAATGGAAAGCAGTTAAGGCTAAAAGAGGACCACCATTGGTGTCTCAGAAGGAGAATTTGGTTTTGAAGCAAGAGTCCCGACCTGCATTTGGTGCTGAATCACCCAAGAAGTTGAACCGGGAAATCGCAGTTGATGCTAGCCTTTCAAATTGGTTAGGTTCATCAGAAACTACACCTGTTAGCAAGAGTTCGTATGCAGAGAGAAATAGCTCACATGGCTCCAATACTGTGGTGAGCCATGAAGATAGGCCTATTTTAGGTGCATTATCAGTTGAAGAGCTTAAGCAGTTTTCAGCTTCTTGTTCACCAAGAAAATCACAAAGAGATGAGATTGCCATCATAGGCAGTGTTGGTAGCTACTGGAATTGTGGGAGCTATGCTCAGGATTCTGGCTCAGCAAATCGAGTGACTTCAAGAAGGGTACAATACAATTGA